Proteins encoded within one genomic window of Bombus vancouverensis nearcticus chromosome 4, iyBomVanc1_principal, whole genome shotgun sequence:
- the LOC117156836 gene encoding cytochrome P450 4C1, which yields MIITILFSLFLFVSLHYIILHYGKYGRILNSLPGPPILPIIGNVHHALVSSSNLWIFMNKMSDQYYPIFKLWGFTAALVHTRHPDDFQILFGNTKFTQKGYMYKLLAPWFSTGLLTSSGRKWQIRRKILTPAFHSDMLNKFVDVFVKEGEYLVKSLKSEEGVVVNDLFHTISKHTLNMICETAMGISLNDEDEFQHKYLKAASDMEGVFAYKTARPWLFYDFFLKFDPKGWRQSELLKTLHGFTRKIIQERKEYHYQSNGSTDFNKNSSDDNDNVESNDVGIHKRRLALLDILIEAHRNNQIDDEGIREEVDTFMFAGHDTTAIAVCYIIMLLAEHKEIQDRVRAEVKAVLKENEGKLNMSTLQDLSYLERCIKESLRLYPSVPRIGRKTEKELKLGNCKLPSSTEVLVDIYNIHRDPRYWPNPDIFDPDRFLPENSKSRHPYVYVPFGAGSRNCIGKRFAMLELKIIMSFLLNNYFFESVDYLKDISFLTGIIMKPAHRIRTKFIPIKDTC from the exons ATGATCATCACGATATTATTCTCCTTGTTTCTTTTCGTCAGTTTGCACTACATTATTTTGCATTATGGAAAATATGGAAGAATATTAAATTCGTTACCAGGGCCTCCGATATTACCTATTATCGGGAATGTACATCATGCCCTAGTTTCATCAA GTAATCTTTGGATCTTTATGAACAAAATGAGCGATCAGTATTACCCAATTTTTAAACTTTGGGGTTTCACAGCTGCACTTGTTCATACTCGTCATCCAGACGATTTTCag ATACTTTTCGGAAATACGAAATTTACTCAAAAAGGTTATATGTACAAACTTCTGGCGCCTTGGTTTAGTACCGGACTTCTTACCAGTTCAg GACGCAAATGGCAAATTCGCAGGAAAATATTGACACCTGCATTTCATTCCGACATGCTTAACAAATTTGTTGACGTATTTGTAAAGGAAGGAGAATACTTGGTGAAATCATTGAAGAGCGAAGAGGGAGTAGTCGTGAATGATTTATTCCATACCATTAGCAAGCATACCTTGAATATGATCTGcg AAACTGCAATGGGAATTTCCCTAAATGACGAAGATGAATTTCAGCACAAATATCTTAAAGCCGCGAGTGATATGGAAGGAGTCTTCGCGTACaa aactgCAAGGCCGTGGTTATTTTATGATTTCTTTCTCAAATTTGACCCTAAAGGATGGAGACAGTCTGAACTACTTAAAACATTACACGGTTTCACTCGAAAG ATAATCCAAGAACGAAAAGAATATCACTATCAAAGCAACGGTTCAACTGATTTCAACAAGAATTCAAGTGATGATAATGACAATGTTGAAAGTAATGACGTTGGAA TACATAAAAGGAGACTGGCTTTGCTTGATATACTCATAGAAGCTCATCGAAATAATCAGATAGATGATGAGGGGATTAGAGAAGAAGTTGATACATTTATGTTTGCG GGGCACGACACTACCGCAATAGCTGTTTGTTACATCATAATGCTTCTGGCTGAACATAAGGAGATTCAG GATCGAGTTAGGGCTGAAGTAAAAGCTGtattgaaagaaaatgaagGGAAATTAAATATGTCTACTCTGCAAGATCTTTCGTATCTTGAGAGATGCATTAAGGAATCACTTCGACTTTATCCAAGCGTGCCTCGTATAGGGCGTAAGACAGAAAAGGAGCTAAAATTAG GTAACTGTAAATTACCTTCGAGTACTGAAGTTCTCGTGGACATATATAACATTCACAGAGATCCACGATACTGGCCGAACCCGGATATCTTTGATCCCGACAGATTTTTACCTGAAAATTCCAAAAGTCGACATCCTTATGTTTATGTACCTTTTGGTGCCGGCTCAAGAAATTGTATCG GAAAACGATTCGCCATGTTGGagttaaaaattataatgaGTTTTCTCTTAAATAATTACTTCTTTGAATCCGTGGACTATCTTAAGGATATATCATTTCTAACGGGCATAATAATGAAACCAGCACATAGGATCCGAACGAAATTCATTCCTATTAAGGATACATGTTGA
- the Arf102F gene encoding ADP-ribosylation factor 2, whose amino-acid sequence MGLTISSLLTRLFGKKQMRILMVGLDAAGKTTILYKLKLGEIVTTIPTIGFNVETVEYRNICFTVWDVGGQDKIRPLWRHYFQNTQGLIYVVDSNDRERIGEAERELANMLKEDELRDAVLLVFANKQDLPNAMSAAELTDKLGLNSLRGRHWYIQSTCATQGHGLYEGLDWLSNELAKK is encoded by the coding sequence ATGGGCCTAACAATTAGCAGCCTACTTACCCGGCTCTTTGGTAAAAAGCAAATGAGAATATTAATGGTGGGCTTGGATGCTGCTGGAAAAACTACCatattgtataaattgaaaCTTGGTGAAATTGTCACAACAATACCTACCATTGGCTTTAATGTTGAGACTGTTGAGTATAGAAATATATGTTTTACGGTGTGGGATGTTGGTGGTCAGGATAAAATCAGACCGCTATGGAGACACTACTTCCAGAACACACAAGGTCTCATTTATGTTGTTGACAGTAATGACCGGGAACGTATTGGAGAGGCAGAACGTGAATTAGCAAACATGCTAAAAGAAGATGAATTGAGAGATGCGGTTCTCTTAGTTTTTGCTAATAAACAAGATTTACCAAATGCTATGTCTGCAGCAGAACTTACAGACAAATTGGGGCTAAATTCCTTACGTGGACGTCATTGGTACATTCAAAGCACTTGTGCTACTCAAGGACATGGACTTTACGAAGGACTCGATTGGTTGAGTAATGAACTAGCTAAAAAGTGA